A genomic region of Paroedura picta isolate Pp20150507F chromosome 4, Ppicta_v3.0, whole genome shotgun sequence contains the following coding sequences:
- the SRSF6 gene encoding serine/arginine-rich splicing factor 6, with protein MPRVYIGRLSYHVREKDIQRFFSGYGRLLEVDLKNGYGFVEFEDSRDAEDAVYELNGKDLCGERVIVEHARGPRRDRDGYSYGSRSGGYSSRRTSGRDKYGPPVRTEFRLIVENLSSRCSWQDLKDFMRQAGEVTYADAHKERTNEGVIEFRSYSDMKRALDKLDGTEINGRKIRLVEDKPRSSHRRSYSGSRSRSRSRRRSRSRSRRSSRSRSRSVSKSRSRSKSRSRSKDRSRSRSKSRKSRSKSKSKVKSDRESRSRSRSKEKSEKSRSRSRSASRSPKENGNGEAKSKSRSRSRSHSKSPSQHQPAKAQSESPPKRAASRSQSRSHSKSRSRSSSRD; from the exons ATGCCGCGCGTCTACATCGGCCGCTTAAGCTACCATGTTCGGGAAAAGGACATCCAGCGCTTCTTCAGCGGCTACGGCCGCTTGCTCGAGGTCGATTTAAAAAACGG CTACGGCTTTGTGGAGTTCGAGGACTCGCGGGATGCGGAGGACGCCGTTTACGAGCTGAACGGCAAAGACTTGTGCGGGGAGCGGGTGATTGTAGAGCACGCCCGCGGCCCCCGCCGAGACAGGGACGGCTACAGCTACGGCAGCCGCA GTGGAGGATATAGCAGTCGACGGACATCAGGAAGAGATAAATATGGGCCACCTGTTCGTACAGAATTCAGATTAATTGTTGAAAACCTTTCTAGTCGGTGCAGTTGGCAGGATTTGAAA gatttcatGAGACAAGCTGGTGAGGTGACCTATGCGGATGCTCACAAGGAACGCACAAATGAAGGAGTAATTGAGTTTCGTTCTTACTCTGACATGAAGCGTGCTCTGGATAAATTGGATGGTACAGAGATAAATGGAAGAAAAATCAGGCTGGTTGAAGACAAGCCACGATCTAGCCATAGACGATCTTATTCTGGCAGTAGATCAAG GTCACGTTCAAGAAGGAGGTCACGCAGTAGAAGTCGTAGGAGCAGCCGCAGTAGATCACGTAGTGTTTCAAAAAGCAGGTCACG CTCTAAATCTAGGTCTCGCAGCAAAGATCGTTCACGTTCCAGATCTAAAAGTCGGAAGTCCAGATCAAAGAGCAAGTCTAAGGTGAAATCTGACAGAGAGTCACGGTCCCGCAGCAGATCCAAAGAGAAGTCTGAAAAGTCTCGCAGTAGATCTCGGTCTGCGTCTCGATCACCCAAAGAAAATGGTAATGGAGAGGCAAAGTCTAAATCCAGATCAAGGAGCAGATCTCATTCCAAGTCACCATCACAGCACCAACCTGCCAAGGCTCAATCAGAGTCCCCACCGAAGAGAGCTGCATCACGGTCACAGTCACGATCTCATTCAAAGTCACGTTCACGATCCAGTTCACGAGATTAA